One part of the Vogesella sp. LIG4 genome encodes these proteins:
- a CDS encoding EAL domain-containing protein, whose protein sequence is MAGSGSHPGDHAMDKIHRPHYQPIFQMNDVMLGVEVYLLPAELAASLPNQQYETQIKLLRHGLLHVMSDLDSLVRLDVKRLFITISELHLDHARDLLGFLGERCQELGMVLVAQVDVAQRAEAMDAHPVVCRLLSQGGQLALDGYGHYGNSFFQIVATLPSYVKLDTVFLRWCYESKFHGALKDVVRLLENFNCQIIVNGPETALQMQFAYTAGVKYVQGNLLCAPLEIDRLVDEMTAVRVAVNEVA, encoded by the coding sequence TTGGCGGGATCAGGGAGTCACCCGGGAGATCACGCCATGGACAAAATTCACCGCCCGCACTACCAGCCTATTTTCCAGATGAATGATGTCATGCTCGGGGTAGAGGTTTATCTGTTGCCCGCCGAGTTGGCGGCATCGCTACCGAACCAGCAATACGAAACCCAGATCAAATTGCTGCGGCATGGCCTGCTGCATGTCATGAGCGATCTGGACAGCCTGGTGCGGCTGGATGTCAAACGGCTGTTCATCACCATTTCGGAACTGCATCTCGACCATGCCCGCGATCTGCTGGGCTTTCTGGGCGAGCGCTGCCAGGAGCTGGGTATGGTGCTGGTGGCGCAGGTGGATGTTGCGCAGCGTGCGGAAGCAATGGATGCGCACCCGGTAGTGTGTCGGCTGCTGTCGCAGGGCGGGCAGCTGGCGCTGGATGGCTATGGCCACTATGGCAACAGTTTTTTCCAGATTGTGGCGACGCTGCCGAGTTACGTGAAGCTGGACACGGTTTTTTTGCGCTGGTGCTATGAATCCAAATTCCACGGCGCGCTGAAAGATGTTGTCAGACTGCTGGAAAACTTCAATTGCCAGATCATCGTCAACGGCCCGGAAACTGCGCTGCAGATGCAGTTTGCCTATACGGCCGGGGTGAAATATGTGCAGGGCAATCTGCTGTGTGCGCCACTGGAAATCGACCGACTGGTTGATGAGATGACCGCCGTGCGCGTGGCGGTAAATGAAGTAGCCTGA
- a CDS encoding heavy metal translocating P-type ATPase, with translation MASIFTSKLNLALLVVAIGSLLAGVASYPLHHGALARQLWGIGVLPMLGILLYDTAGSLLQRKAGVDFLALLSILLALFLGEMLTASVISLMLASGRALEDYASSQAQREMSALLQHAPRFAHRFQDGEWRKIDIKEIAPGNRLLVRNGEVVPADGNLLTPAQLDESALTGEPLPIGRAAGEAIASGALNAGQPFELLATSSSEHSTFAGILRLMHSAQQQQSPSARLADRYALLFIPLTLFIALFAWLVSNDLNRVLAVLVVATPCPLILAVPVAIVSGMSSCAKRGVLVKSGAALERLAQANSLFFDKTGTLTGGHARLAVIQVSSGIKPDNVLWLAASLEQACNHVLAESIVTAARERAIALALPHSAEEAPGAGISGDIAGHRVAVGSYDFVSSQAIPAPWSPLFLQRLAYEGASGVFVSMDGVMVGALQLVDKLRLDTPRALRRLALAGLGHIVMLTGDRKDIAGTLGNQLGVSEVLAEQTPADKLTAIRRARESGIVVMVGDGVNDAPALAAADVGVAMGARGAAAAAEAADVVLLVDRLDRLVEALHMARRARRIAAQSVILGMGLSIAAMLAAATGNLTPIAGALLQEIIDVAAILNALRARRVVPGNGSHMTAQDAEQLSAEHRELESLLSEVSQLADRLPDLAGPQAVKELGALSQSLSEHLLPHEQQEDHELYPELARQLGGDDPMAAMSGTHREIFRITRLLDRMIGDLPADGPSPPAVQELQRLLYGLDAILHLHFAQEEELYHSLSAPT, from the coding sequence GTGGCATCCATCTTCACCAGCAAGCTGAACCTTGCCCTGCTCGTCGTGGCTATCGGCAGCTTGCTTGCCGGCGTGGCATCCTACCCGCTGCACCACGGCGCACTGGCGCGCCAACTCTGGGGCATCGGCGTGCTGCCGATGCTGGGCATCCTGCTCTACGACACCGCCGGCAGCCTGCTGCAGCGCAAGGCGGGGGTGGATTTTCTCGCCCTGCTGTCGATACTGCTGGCCCTGTTCCTTGGCGAAATGCTGACCGCCTCCGTGATCAGCCTGATGCTGGCCAGCGGGCGGGCGCTGGAAGACTACGCCTCCTCGCAGGCGCAACGGGAAATGTCCGCGCTGCTGCAGCACGCCCCGCGCTTTGCCCACCGCTTCCAGGATGGTGAATGGCGCAAGATCGACATCAAGGAAATAGCCCCTGGCAACCGCCTGCTGGTGCGCAATGGCGAAGTAGTGCCGGCCGACGGCAACCTGCTGACCCCCGCCCAGCTTGACGAATCCGCGCTGACTGGCGAACCGCTGCCCATCGGCCGTGCCGCCGGTGAAGCCATTGCCAGCGGTGCGCTCAATGCCGGCCAGCCGTTCGAACTGCTGGCCACCTCCAGCAGCGAACACAGCACCTTTGCCGGCATCCTGCGCCTGATGCACTCGGCGCAGCAGCAGCAAAGCCCCTCGGCCAGGCTGGCCGACCGCTACGCGCTGCTGTTCATCCCGCTCACCCTGTTCATCGCGCTGTTCGCCTGGCTGGTCAGCAACGACCTGAACCGGGTGCTGGCCGTACTGGTGGTAGCCACCCCCTGCCCGCTGATCCTGGCCGTGCCGGTCGCCATCGTGTCCGGCATGTCCAGCTGCGCCAAGCGCGGCGTACTGGTGAAAAGCGGCGCCGCACTGGAGCGCCTGGCGCAGGCCAACTCTCTGTTTTTCGACAAAACCGGCACCCTCACCGGCGGCCACGCCCGCCTGGCGGTGATCCAGGTTTCCAGCGGCATCAAGCCCGACAACGTTCTATGGTTGGCCGCATCGCTGGAGCAGGCCTGCAACCATGTACTAGCGGAATCCATCGTTACCGCCGCACGCGAGCGGGCCATCGCGCTGGCGCTGCCGCACAGCGCCGAAGAAGCCCCCGGCGCCGGCATCAGCGGCGACATCGCCGGCCACCGGGTGGCCGTCGGTTCCTACGATTTCGTGAGCAGCCAGGCCATCCCCGCCCCCTGGAGCCCGCTGTTCCTGCAACGCCTGGCCTATGAGGGTGCCAGTGGCGTGTTCGTCAGCATGGATGGCGTGATGGTGGGTGCGCTGCAACTGGTGGACAAGCTGCGGCTGGACACCCCGCGGGCGCTACGCCGGCTGGCGCTGGCCGGCCTGGGGCATATCGTCATGCTGACCGGCGACCGCAAGGACATTGCCGGCACCCTGGGCAACCAGCTGGGTGTAAGCGAAGTGCTGGCCGAGCAGACGCCGGCCGACAAGCTGACCGCCATACGCCGCGCCCGCGAGAGCGGCATCGTGGTAATGGTGGGCGATGGGGTGAACGATGCGCCGGCACTGGCCGCCGCCGATGTCGGCGTCGCCATGGGCGCCCGTGGCGCCGCTGCCGCGGCGGAAGCGGCGGATGTCGTCTTGCTGGTGGACCGGCTGGACCGGCTGGTGGAGGCGCTGCACATGGCCCGCCGGGCCCGGCGCATCGCCGCGCAGAGCGTCATCCTGGGCATGGGGCTGTCCATCGCCGCCATGTTGGCCGCAGCCACCGGCAACCTCACACCAATAGCCGGCGCACTGCTGCAGGAGATCATCGACGTGGCCGCCATTCTGAATGCGCTGCGTGCACGCCGTGTCGTGCCGGGCAATGGCAGCCACATGACGGCGCAGGATGCGGAGCAGCTGTCAGCCGAGCATCGCGAGCTGGAATCGCTGCTGAGCGAAGTGTCGCAACTGGCTGACCGCCTGCCGGATCTGGCCGGCCCGCAGGCGGTAAAGGAACTGGGCGCGCTGTCTCAATCGCTGAGCGAACACCTGCTGCCGCATGAGCAGCAGGAAGATCACGAACTGTACCCGGAGCTGGCCAGGCAACTGGGGGGCGACGACCCGATGGCGGCGATGAGCGGCACCCACCGCGAGATTTTCCGCATCACCCGCCTGCTGGATCGCATGATCGGCGACCTGCCCGCCGACGGCCCATCGCCACCGGCAGTGCAGGAACTGCAGCGCCTGCTGTACGGGCTGGATGCCATTCTGCACCTGCACTTTGCGCAGGAAGAGGAGCTGTATCACAGCCTGAGTGCGCCGACCTAG